The genomic segment AAGAAATCATCTCCAAACCCAATGTCATGAAGACcttccctgtgttttttcctAAGATTTATATAGTTTCAGATctcacatttaggtctttgatccattttgagttgatttttgtatgtactATAAGAGTCCAACTATTTTGCCTGTAGATATCCTATTTTCCCAGcaatatttgtttaaaagaagacatgtttttatttaagaaaattaaaaactatagATATATTTCTATGTAAAAACATAGTGAAAAATCTGGAGATATAACACTACACTGTTAACAGTGGTTACTCctggaaaggaaaagaatattaGGAAGGAGAATATACAAGAGCTATACTTTTTGCTCTATATAATGTCATAGTGTTTATTTATAAGTACATATACAAACATagcttatataatttttaaaagatagttgtggtgtttttatttcctgtttattttttaaataaagtcagTTCGATGTCAAAGCATGGAATGAGTAGGCTAAGGGTCAATATTTTGCAATTAGAggtccacatttttaaaaaatctctgcaGCAGGAGAACTGCAGTGTGGGAGCAAATGAGCAAGTCTCAAGGGTAATGCCGTTTGTCCAGATGATCTGGCAGCAGCAAGTAGAGACAGTTAAGAAGATTTGGTTCTAATTCTTAACCTTCCACCCACCCCCTTGACTTATTGTATTTAATCTTCAGATGTATTTGAATAGCATATGTATTGCTGATATGTGTAAGAGGTAACTGAACATGCAGCAGTCCCTGTGAGCTTTGCCAGAGCGAAGCAGCCAGAGTTAGAGTCTCTTACGCAATGGTTTTTTGGAGGATAGAGAGTGGACCATTTTGGCCAGACCAAAGGGATTTCATAACAGAGTAGCAgggaaaaaaaagcttttaattttatattacttaGTACTTTATTCTAAAGTTTTCACCAAAGAAATTGGAAAGCAGTCTCACAGTTGTATGTAATAAGTACATAAAATGCttatgaacaaataaatggatgATATGAATCAGGAGAAAAGTGAAGACAAATAGACTAAATAAGAGTAGACAAATACTATTAAGATATTGGACTAAATAGAGTGGTTTCcctgggggaagaaaaaaatagaaaatgtttctaGACTTGCTGCCCAGTGCCACCTGGATAAGTCCCCTGAATAATCAAGAAGTATGAATTCCAAAGCCTATTATTTTTACCCTCCAATAAGCAATCAGTAAAAATGATTCATCATTCAACTGACACTGCTTCACATTTCCTGGACCTCATTTTCTGTAAGGTTTTCTACCCTAAGAGCAACTTTGAGGCaaatctgaaaatattatttctagcTCTTCGTCTTGAAGTCAGTGTGTTTCAGAACGTGTTCTGTTACTTTATGCTCAGAAACATTTCAGCAGCACTACTATATATCAGAATAATAAAAAGTAGAATTGATTTAATTGATGATTAAAAACACTTCAAATTATATCAACCTCTGCAATAGAATAtgatataaaaaagataaaatagaacaAGGGCCTATTTCACTATTCCTTTAAGGGTGTAATTTCATAGGGGATTGGTTTGTGCTTCTCTTCTGGTAGGAGTTCTCTGGTAGGACAAGTTGAGGGGACTCCATTAAATGGTCAAGAAAGGCAGATGGAATCTGGCCAAAGAACAGTCTGGAACAACTGATAGAATTTGCAATTAAATAACATATGGTTGCCATGAATATATGGCCATTCTCCTGAAATGAATGTACAACACTGAACAGAATTATGATCAGATAAAACAAGTGTTTGTCTATGtgtgtcttttctatttcaagCTTGATACAAAGTTTTAGATTTAAAACTTGCACATTTTACTCATGCTCTCCTCTAGTTCAAATCAAGAAAGGCAAGTACTCTGTAATCCTTAAGGCTTAGATGAACCTGAGATTTCCACTGACCACATTTTGTAGAATGTGGCTCTTTGATATTTGCCTCTTATAAATACTAGATAACCAGCCATCACTACTTTAAGTCAAGTTCCCTGGCTTGGGGATATGACATAGGAAATTAACCTCAGCATCAAAGTTCATAGTTCAGAAACTCTTAGGAAGGCGAGATGGGTAAAGAAAAGTCTATTATTATGTTTGAACAAACTACATAATGGAATAATTGACTAAAATCAGTGATGTAAGAGGTGGCCAAGGACAGAGTTATTTGTGCTGTGTAACCATGTTATTCCTCCATAAAGTCATGAAAGTCCAAAAGTGGACAGAAAATAAAGCTTTACTTACCATGATGTCTTTGTACCATGTGGAAAACATATAATTCCTGAAATTGACGTAAAACCCTCACATATCACATGGCACTGGGACCAGGAATATGACTCTTAATGTCAACACTGGGGCTAAAGTAGCAAAAAAGTGATAAACAGTCCTCTCAAATATTTTATTGCCATTGTAAAATGTCTTGTTTCTTAACATAAGTTGAATATCTGGGTCCACTGAATATGGATGGATTTAATTTAGTGAAGGAAAATTAGGACTTTTACTTGTAACTGATTGTCTTTAAAATAGATGAAATTGATATAACACCTTCCTATCATATACAATAAATTCCAAACAATATATAGATAAGAAGGTacacgcgcgcgcacgcacatgcacacacacaaacatacacatgcaCAATACTTTAAATGCCATAGAGTTTGAATATAATTTGAAAAGTATTGGGTAGGGTTGTTGCCTAAAAGCATGCCCAACCCCATCACCAAAAACTGAAATTCAACATTTAAGAATGATTCCTTTTGTTTAATTAGTGCAAGTACCATAGGAGATAATGTAATAAATGTTATCAATTTGTGAATTATATAAACTTTTCTAAcatattggtttttaaaattttaaagtaattcatGTATATGATAACATATTAAATAATACAGAGGTATGTGAAAAGAAAATTAGCAgttattcccttccttctccaACTCCATTGCTCAAAAATTTATTGCCTATCAATGGGCCAAGCATGTTGTAGACTAATTGGGTATAGCAATGAACAAAGCAAAGTTCCTGCCCTCATGGACTTAGAGTCTAATGTGGGagctaaataaacaaacaataaataattccAGGTAGCAACAAGTGCTATGAGGAATATGTGTAATATGTataatcaaacaaataaaaaatgttctttggGTTCTTTAAGTTTGACTATTGCaatattagaaagagaaagacattCTAGAGGTCATTCTAACCTGTCCAAATTGACTAAAATcttagttaaaagaaaaaataatacagttaTTGCAAAATACGTTGTACATACTAACcccttatttattattattgaacaGAAATGTATTGAATTACTATTATGTTTAACACTCTGTTAGGTGctatagaagaaataaatataaattaggcCTAATCCCTGCCCTTGAGAATCTTACCAAATGTACCAGTTATTAACTTGTGATGTCTCAGCTACAAATCCATCCTTCTCTGCCTTGCTTTATTATTCTAGAATTGGATGCTGTAGGCATTCTGCTTTGACAACCGACAAAATATTAGGCTTTGCCAATAGAGGGCGATGGAAAGACACTGAGTCTAGAGCAGGAGGAAAAGGACTTTCCTTTCTGTACTGTTTTACACGTGGACAAGTAGATTGGTTCACAGGTGACTGATTATGTTCACCTCAGCAGGGCTCATGGTGCACTTGTGGCCCTACTGGCGGTTTGTACATTCCTAGGGCAGCCATACCTCTCTAAATTTCTGAGGTCTTCCTTGCTGCTCACTCTTCCTTAGCCAAGGGTAGAAGCTATTCCCACAGTTGCTACTGTATCCCTTAGAGTCCACTCTGCCCTTCGTAGTTAGATACCTTTTACTGGGTAACAATCtctatattaaatttttcttgtaCCTAGTAGATATACCATGGAATAAGCGAGAAAGGCCATTTCTGCTGTAATCACAGCCTAAAGACCAAAGAGCTTCAGAGATGTAGATCTATAGAATTATATCTTTGCTTGGGTTGTATTCAGCTGCATATAACAGAAGACAGACTGTAGGCAGTTGAGAGCTGCTGTAGGTATTAAAAAAGTAAGAACTTGGGTTCATTTTAGTTTCCAGCTTCTCCATCCCTAATGTGTGGCTTTTGTGCTAATGGCTGCAAGATTGTTGCTTCACCTCCACACACTAGGTACATATTCCAGGCacgaaaaagaaagagaaaatgacaaaAGAAATGATCCAAGTAAATCTATCCCCTTTCTAAGCATTCTAAAAGGCAATATCAAGTCAGCTATTACTGACCATTCCTAACTGTAAGGGAATCTAGGAaattcagtttgtttgtttttaacaatgaACAGGGTTCTGTAagtaagaaaaaggagagagaatggaTGTTGGATAGACAACTCATTGTGTCTGCCACGAATTAATTGAAAAGATAGTAAATTATTTTTGAGATGGGCAAAAGTCAGCAGAGGGCCTTGATCTCATACCCATAtacttattcattttctttttatgtaaataGTCTTTCTATATTAACTATTGACTATAACATAACATTTTTCTCAATAACTAGCATATCTTACCAGAAAAGGGAtggaataatatttattttattagtatattGTCTTCATACAActctttaatataaaatttagccTTAGGCCCTCTGGCCCTCTGAAAGGACATGGAGAgatacatttacttttaattcCTTGCTGAATTATTTGGAATTCCTTTAGTAAATATTCTATTTCAGTATATTAGATGGCATGAAAGTAGCTAAGTAATCTATAGAGGAGTCAAAAAATGAAGTTTAAGGATGAAATGTTGACACCAGAAAGTGATTCatagtctaggtcagtgatggcgaaccttttgagctcggcgtgtcagcattttgaaaaaccctaacttaactctggtgccgtgtcacatatagaaattttttgatatttgcaaccatagtaaaaacaaagatttatattttttatatttattttatatatttaaatgccatttaacaaagaaaaatcaaccaaaaaaatgagttcgcatgtcacctctgacacgcgtgtcataggttcgccatcactggtctaggcagtTAGTAGATTTAGGAGTTTGGGTTTTAAGAAATCCTAAGAAATCTTTCCTAAACAAATCATCCCATCTCTCTCATCTTAGTTCAACACTGAAGTATCTTCTGAAtgagctaatttttttttcttgagatattttcCTTATTATATACCACACAACTTACTCCTGGGACATTTACTGATTtgtatttttctcaaaattttttaTATACCTTAACCCAATTTTTCTTACACCCCAATTATATTGTAAACTGTTACATTTTCCTGTATACTCACTATGTTCAGAGAGAGGACATACTATTATGTGGAACTCACTTTGATTTAATGATCCTATAGAATTAGTGCAGATGTagaggcttttttaaaaaaaaaaagataaattaataacAAATGAAGGCCAGTAACAAGAAATAAACACTTttataagaaaagcaaaatattatAACAGACTCAGACTATTTTTAACTTACACTTCTAGTTTTTATTTCCACAAAtagtattttttatctttaagaaaaaatggaaacttttggaagaaaaataaaagattacaaCAGAGCCCAGAATATTTTTGACTTACGTTTCTGATTTTCAATTCCACAAAtagcattttgttgttgttgttgttgtgtttcttttaattttttattttttattaattaaatctttattgttcagattattacagttgttcctctttcccccaccccccatgactcccttccacccagttcccaccccaccctcctccctcactctccacccactgtcctcatccataggtgcacgatttttgtccagtctcttcctgcatcccccacacccctttccccccccccccaagaatagtcagtccactccctttctatgcccctgattctattataatcaccagttcattctgttcatcagattattcacttgattttcagattcacttgttgatagatgcgtatttgttgttcataatttgtatctttacctttttcttcttcttcctcttcttaaaggatacctttcagcatttcatataatactggtttggtgatgaacttctttagctttttcttatctgtgaagctctttatctgaccttcaattctgaatgatagctttgctggataaagtaatcttggttgtaggttcttggcattcatcactttgaatatttcttgccactcccttctggcctgcaaagtttctgttgagaaatcagctgacagtcgtatgggtactcctttgtcggtaactgactttctttctcttgctgcttttaagattctctctttgtcttttgctcttggcattttaaattggattccttttgtttggggttctctgtgcttcctggacttgcaagtctatttctttcaccagggaggggaagttttctgtcattatttcttcaaataggttttcaatatcttgctctctctcttcttctggcacccctataattcagatgttggtacgcttgaagctgtcccagaggctccttacactatcttcgtgtttttggtttcttttttcattttgcttttctggttgggtgttttttgtttcttcataattcaaattgttgacttgattcttgcaatcctctagtctgctgttgggattctgtataatattctttatttcagtcagtgtatgcttaatttctaattggtcctttatcacaacctcgagggtctcattatatttcttgtaggtctcattaagtttatcggcagtttctagaaaattcttgaaaaaccttaaaagtgtggttttgaactctatatccagtagtttgctttcctccatttctgtcatttgtgtcctttttctttgtctacacattttttatgcttccctttgttgataaagtggttttctgtgctaagtgtcctctagggcccagtggttcagcctttccaattacctgaggaggacactcttggtgcacccccttgtggtctttgtgcacagtcttgttgtaggtaagccttgattgttgtaggtatcactgggaggaattgacctccaggccaattggctgtgagaatcagctgtgtctgcagtgggagaacttctgtgctggagacacccctccagggaaAGGCTTGCTTCaatgggactttggtgctcactgagtctgccccctgagtgtgtcctttatggttccacggagctgcaaactggatggtcttactctgacctctgggtacactggctcctggatctctagggaggtactaatctagcctctgcctaagactatccagcaaaagcctccctgcagggcttgggcggggcgggtcccatgggatcaacagggcggggctagcagttatggctgttctCAGAGGCTCCGCTTCTCAGTGTCTCCGCAATCGCTAtaagcccctctgagagaaagctgcccttgagttctgacagatgccagacagtcctgcttctcccgtatgagtctgggtccccagagagtcgcctggaactggagctcagagtctgagactccctcccgattgaaaatgacaaccgcccTCAGCCCCAAGCCTGctccgtgtgcgcctctgtaccttagtattttacttccgcactgcgcctcctttgagtctcggtatgcttctctctttccttctagttgtagaatttccactcagccagccttcctgtggttctggatgatgtccattccgtcttttagttgtatttttgaagtggttgttcgaggcagcaaactccagcgttaacctatgctgccatcttggtttcttccacaaatagcatttttttaaaaaatatattttattgaatttttacagagaaaaagggagagggataaagagttagaaacatcaatgagagagaaacatcaatcagctgcctcctgcacacaccctactggggatgtgcctgcaaccaaggtacatgcccttgaccaaaatcgaacctgggacccttcagtccgcaggccgacactctatccactgagccaaaccggtcagggcaatagcattttttttattacattagCATGACAAGACTGGTGAAAACTTTAtagagtattaaaataaaaactttcaaaagTAGATAATTTAAACATCTTTCCATATGTTTGTGTTAGAATTACAAGAGTTTTAACACTTTCTCTCTccgtgttacacacacacacacacacacacacacacacattttcaaagataCAACATCTGTTCTTTGAACACCTACTATTCTTCCTAAATATTTAAACTCTAACTGATGGAACCCACAAAGCACCTATTCTCTCCTCTTCTAGGCCAGTTCGCCTGCTTATCGACGTGCTGACAGTGCAGGGCCTGAACTTAGACTTCACCTCTCCCTGCCACAGGCCTCtgtggtatgtgccctgaagCGATCCTGTTGGGAATCCTGGCttgtctccttcctcctcctcctcctcaataGTTGCTGCTACTGATTTATAGCCGGACAGATAGGAGCTTCCCTTAATCCATCTCCATATACAAATccatttagaataatttttcccTGAAGAGGATCTATTATTGAAGTATAAACacgtgatggttaattttatgtaccAGTTTGGGGGGCTGAGATTAGACatgatttctgggtgtgtctgtgaaggtGTTTCTGGATTAACATCTGAATCAGTAGCCTCAGCAAAGTAGAAGTTTGGCACATTTCTGAGACATTTCTGTGGTCatctgaagaaaaattatttgtcCAACGTTAGCAAAAAGCGGTTAAAGTTGGGTAGGTTTTGAAAACATTCAGTCTTTTCTTTAGTCTCAGACCCTGCATGAAAGACATTATAATCACTGAATTCTTCCGATCATAGAGCTGGAAGAAAAATTGACCTCTCTCACTTTACCAAGAGTCAACTTTGTGCCCAAATTCACCAAACTCAAAGGAATCTGCTCATTCCTTTGTCCCCGCACTTCCAGGTCTTTCATCCACAGGAGTAGGCATACCTCTGGAATCCATTTCTAGAttcctttaaagcagcggttctcaacctgtgggtcgcgacccctttgggggtcgaatgaccctttcacaggggtcgcctaagaccatcagaaaacacatatataattacatactgtttttgtgattaatcactatgctttaattatgttcactttgtaacaatgaagttgggggtcaccacaacatgaggagctgtattaaagggtcgcagcattaggaaggttgagaaccactgctttaaagaaaTGCACTCACTTTGCTGGGACCCTAATTTGTCCTGTCAAGCAGTGAATCAcccttttcacacacacacacacacacacacacacacacacacacacacacactcctacttCACAGAGAAAAATGGCCAGGAAAGGGGACCCCTCTCCTTAAGAgcaactgataaaaaaaaaaaggccaactGTCTCAGGTGTCAACCGAAAGAAACGTagccctcctttctctctgccgGGGCTAGCGGTCAACTCGTTCCCCTCTCCTTTACCAGCCCCTGTCCGTCAGCCCATCCCCGGGTGGCTGTCAGTGTCCTTCCCAGCTGGTTACCAATAAAGTTGTTACAAAGTGACCTTGAGCGTCTTCCCCTCTGCACGCGATTCCCCGCCTTCTCCATCCGGGTGCCCCGGCGCGGATAAGAGCCGGACCGCGCCTGCGCGCCCAGCCCCACTCCTTCGAcctctgccgccgccgccgccgccgccgcctcctgcaAGGTAAGCCGAGGGCGCGGGAGCCGGCCTGGCCGCGGGAGCGGCGCCCACGGGGACCCATTCATTCCGCCGGCGTCTCGCTGGGCGCGGGGCCCAGGCCGACGGCGCGCGCGGGAGCCGCGGGACCTGGCGGGGAGGACAGGCCCTTGGGGGGCACTTGACCTTAGTCCGCTTTTCCTCCGCAGAGAGCGGGAGAGGAGCCCACGCCGCCTGCCACCCAGTCTCCAGCCGCGCCGCCCCGGGAGTGTAAGATGTTCGCCTGCGCCAAGCTCGCCTGCAGCCCGGCTCTGGTGCGTAGCCCCGCGGGGCCGTGGGCTCGCGGCCGACCTGCTGGCCCGGAGCGTCCACGTTGTGGAATCGGCCACGTCCCGGCGGCTCGCGCCGCCCCCTCGGGACAGCTCTGCCCCCTCCTAACCCTgtcatttttcctctttccttctcatcCTGGCGCGCCTCGCTCTCCTCCCGAGGGCCATGGAGGGCAGCCGAGGCCTAGCTGTCAGGCGCCCGGCGGTGTAGGTCAAGCCGCCCACGCCCgcagcgcccctcccccccacccctcggtGGCGCTGGGGGGTCGGGTGGGCGCGGAGGCGGGGAGCCGGGCGGGCAGGGCGGCCGCCGAGGCCTAGGGCGGCCGCCGCGCTCTCCAGGGCCTGCCTGTAGGTCAAACGCGCTGCTGCAGAGGGAGGGACTGCGCCTCGCCCCGCGTGGGTGGAGGAAGGTGGCGGAGCCGCCGAACCTCTTTCTTCCTGCCTCGAGAATGccatttccatcaccattttgGAGGCGTTCGGGGAAGTGAAGGTCCGGGGGGTTTGTCCGACGGAGTCCGATCTTGGTGCCGAAGGGGTTTTCTGTGACCTTAGTTTAGTGGACGCTCAAGGGCAGGCGGAGCAGCTGGGCTGGAATATGTCCTTATGGTCAGAGTATTGCACCGATTAGTCTGACTCTGATATGGAATTGCTTACACTGCTTTTTGATTTTATGATTAACTGACATACTGGAATATCTTGGAGACGGTGGGCGCTCATGTTAACGGATGTGCCGTTTTACATAAGAAGCTTTTAGAGTGACACTCCTAAGAGGCGCATCTGTTGGTCCACTTAAAGAGTGTGTGGTGTTTATTGTCGTTTTTCTGATTGAATTGTGACACCAcagtaattaaaaattttaaaagccgtacatattttttaaactaattgcTCTTAGTTTTGTTCAGTATATTGCAAATAGCTTATGAAGCAAGCTTTAAAATTTTGTTAGCAactttaaaactattaaaattgcTTCATCTATTGAAAATGACCAAACAAGCCAAGATAAGTGTCAGTACAGAAGTCATGAACTTGGActcatttttcttcttgctttCTTCGAACTCATGGTGCAGGAAAGGTCATTGAAATCTTATCTATATCCCTACTTATTATGTGgaattttctttcattaacaGATCCGAGCTGGATCCAGAGTTGCATACAGACCAATTTCTGCATCAGTGTTGTCTCGACCAGAGGCTAGGACTGGAGAGGTAATAGTAGTAATAACAGAAATTTTGACTAAAGTGAAGGAGGTGGGGAAACAACCTCATTAATGAATGGCTGGAAGGCAATCCTTTCTATCTGATAATAAAATGTACAGAAGATAAGCCAATAAAATAAACTTCTGTATCCAAAACTTATTCGCCTGATTTGGTAAGCAATATAGTCAGTATGTATATTTAAGTGCATAGGCTTGAGTTGTCTATATTTAAGATTATAGTAGCTGCAGTTATTGAAAAGCCTACTCTACTAAAAAGCATATGCACATactttgtttcttaattttcaaCTCTCTAGGGTATAGATAGTGTTATTGTGCCAGATTGGATTTATTTTAAGCCCTTGATTGTGCCACATCACCTCCTATTCAAACTTGGCTACAAAAGAGAGAAGTAGTTATCATTTTGACAGTATGGTAATTGAAATAGCTAACTGTGGTGACTGATTTGACCTTTGCCTTTATTTCTTGTTCTCTAGGGCTCTACAGTATTTAATGGGGCCCAGAATGGTGTGCCTCAGCTAATCCAAAGGGAGTTTCAGACCAGTGCAATCAGCAGAGACATTGATACTGCTGCCAAATTTATTGGTGCAGGTGCTGCAACAGTAGGAGTGGCTGGCTCTGGTGCTGGTATTGGAACAGTCTTTGGCAGCCTTATCATTGGTTATGCCAGGTAATTTCAATGGCCAAATAAGAGCATGCTTGAAATAGTTGGAAACTTAGAAAACTAgtgaaataataatagctaatttgTATAAAGTGCCCACTCTATGTCTTGCATTATATTTTAAGGGCTTTGCACACATTATGTCACTTAACTCCCCATTTGTCATAGCTAGTAAgtgtcaaaataaattttaactcaGTTTGACTTCACAGTCTACACTCTTAATTGTTAAGCTATATTGGGAATATAATTAACAGCACATTTTTTAAGAGtcaatttccattttattatgtAAGACCTTATTTGTAAACTATCAGATCTTAAAAGGTATAGAACGTAGTTTCATAGGCATAAGAAGAGTGGTTGGTCTTCACCCAAAATAGATGAAGACTAACCATTTATATTGACATACAGAGTCAGCTCTCCCCCTTTTCTTCATATGATTAGGATTGAGGAGGAAGGAATGTCAAAGGCAAAGCAAAAGAGATCTAGACAAATACTCTCCCAGTATTTCCAGTTTACAAAGATCCCCACACTAGTAATCTGATTATTTAACATTTACCAAACATTGAAATTCAAATGATATTTCAAAGTAATAATGTGTTGTGTGTCTTTTTTAGAAACCCTTCGCTGAAGCAGCAGCTGTTCTCATATGCTATCCTGGGATTTGCCTTATCTGAAGCtatgggtcttttttgtttgatGGTTGCTTTCTTGATTTTGTTTGCCATGTAACAGAAATTACTGCTTGAAATGTTGGCATTCATATTAATTACGGATGTAATTCTGTGTACCTTACTGTGACTCTGAGCACTATAGTATTGGTGTCATGGAAATAGACATTATTTCCAAAGTCATTTCATTAAAGatgaaaactttaatttttgCTGTGATTTGTACTTCCCTACATTTAGATCATCACAAAGAAGGACATGCATTCAGGCAGATGCTGTACAAGTCAGAGGGAACTACAGCCGTT from the Myotis daubentonii chromosome 7, mMyoDau2.1, whole genome shotgun sequence genome contains:
- the ATP5MC3 gene encoding ATP synthase F(0) complex subunit C3, mitochondrial — translated: MFACAKLACSPALIRAGSRVAYRPISASVLSRPEARTGEGSTVFNGAQNGVPQLIQREFQTSAISRDIDTAAKFIGAGAATVGVAGSGAGIGTVFGSLIIGYARNPSLKQQLFSYAILGFALSEAMGLFCLMVAFLILFAM